One segment of Belonocnema kinseyi isolate 2016_QV_RU_SX_M_011 chromosome 7, B_treatae_v1, whole genome shotgun sequence DNA contains the following:
- the LOC117176557 gene encoding uncharacterized protein LOC117176557 has protein sequence MSLNSKLLTRNLLKMWRRLTLSCENTQDSVAAILGAIVKKGVQCHYSATGKGKDTKKFRDTNTFRHMRDVIFDYLRDNTNETEIKTEVSTWLSRSGDREGGRRARK, from the exons ATGTCACTGAATTCGAAACTTTTGACACGGAACTTGTTGAAAATGTGGAGAAGATTGACGCTCTC GTGTGAGAACACACAGGATTCCGTGGCTGCTATTCTAGGTGCCATAGTGAAAAAGGGCGTTCAGTGTCATTACAGCGCAACTGGAAAAggaaaagatacgaaaaaatttagGGATACAAATACTTTTCGTCACATGCGAG ATGTTATCTTTGATTATTTAAGAGACAACACAAATGAAACAGAGATTAAGACCGAAGTCAGCACCTGGCTTTCGAGATCGGGGGACCGTGAAGGAGGGAGAAgagcaagaaaataa